A genomic region of Cannabis sativa cultivar Pink pepper isolate KNU-18-1 chromosome 1, ASM2916894v1, whole genome shotgun sequence contains the following coding sequences:
- the LOC133033729 gene encoding germin-like protein subfamily 1 member 17: MKGIHFLLSLTVLALAAFIASASDPSPLQDFCVAVDEPHKALFVNGKFCKDPKLAKAEDFFFSGLNVPRDTHNPVGSNVTQLNVDKIPGLNTLGISLARIDYAPYGQNPPHTHPRGSEILVVAKGTLYVGFVSSNQDGNRLFTKVLKEGDVFVFPIGLIHFQFNPTHAPAVAFAGLSSQNAGTITIANSVFGSNPAINPHVLAKAFQVDKNVIDQLQKQFWYGNDN; encoded by the exons ATGAAAGGTATTCATTTTCTTCTTTCACTTACTGTGTTGGCTTTGGCAGCCTTCATAGCCTCTGCCTCTGACCCAAGCCCTCTCCAAGATTTTTGCGTGGCTGTAGATGAACCCCACAAAGCTT TATTTGTGAATGGAAAATTCTGCAAGGATCCCAAGCTTGCTAAGGCTGAGGATTTTTTCTTTTCTGGGCTCAATGTTCCAAGAGACACACACAACCCAGTTGGATCTAATGTGACTCAATTGAATGTGGACAAAATTCCAGGACTCAACACACTCGGAATATCATTGGCTCGTATTGATTATGCACCATACGGCCAAAATCCACCTCACACACATCCTCGTGGCTCTGAAATCCTAGTTGTTGCTAAGGGAACCCTCTACGTGGGCTTCGTATCGTCGAACCAAGACGGAAACCGGTTGTTTACCAAGGTTTTGAAAGAGGGAGATGTGTTTGTATTCCCAATTGGTTTAATTCACTTTCAATTCAATCCAACACATGCTCCAGCTGTTGCCTTTGCTGGTCTCAGTAGCCAAAATGCAGGAACTATCACCATTGCAAATTCAGTATTTGGATCAAATCCTGCTATTAATCCTCATGTCCTTGCTAAGGCTTTTCAAGTTGACAAGAATGTCATTGACCAACTCCAGAAGCAGTTCTGGTATGGCAATGACAATTAA